The genome window ATCCTGGTGCCCGTCGAAGCTGCGCGCGCATGGCTGGCGAGCTTGCCGCCCGCTTTCGAGTGCGAATAGCGAGGAAACGTGTTCGAGCGACTGAAACAGGCGATGGGACTGGAGACGAAAGCGGCGGGCGGCTTGGCCGACCCGGCGACGCTTGCGCTTCTCGGCGGCCTTGGGCCGACTGCTGCGGGGGTGTCCGTGACGCCCTCGACGGCTCTGCGCTGCCCGGCGGTCTTCGCCTCCGTGAAGGTGCTTGCCGAGAGCGTGGCGAGCCTGCCGGTTCACGTCTACCGGCGCACCGAGGACGGCGGGCGCGAGCGTGCCAGCGATCACCCGCTTGAGGCGGTCCTGAACGACGCGGCGAACCCGTGGACCCCGGCGAGCGAGTTTCGCTTGTTGATGACCACCGCGCTGGCCTTGAACGGCAACTGCTACGCCTATGCGAACCGCGACCGCGACGGACGGGTGGTGGAGTTGATCCCGCTCGACGCCTCCGCCGTGTCGGTGTCGCGGAACAGCACGACGCTTGAACCGATCTACCGCGTGACCGAAGCCAACAACCAAGTGCACGAGTACGGGCGCAGCGAGATTTTCCACGTTCGCGGCATCGGCACTTCCATGCTGACAGGCGATTCCCCGGTCCTGGCGGGGCGCGAGGCAATCGGCATCGCGTTGGCCGGTGAAATCCTCGCCGGATCGCTGATGGCGAACGGGGCGCAGCCTGCGGGCATGCTGAAGCATCCGAAGAAGTTGGCGAAGGAAATCTTGGACCGCCTACGGGTGGCGTGGGACAGCCGCTACACGGGCGCTGACAAGGTGGGAAAGACCATCATCTTGGAAGACGGGATGGAGTTTCAGCAACTCGGCATGACCTCGGTTGATGCGCAGTTTCTTGAACAACGCCGGTTCCAACTTGAGGAAGTCGCGCGCCTCTGGCGTGTGCCACTGACCCTGCTCGGCAATCTCGACCGCGCGACGCACAGCAACGCCGAACAGCTTGGGCAGCAGTTCCTTTCATACTGCCTCATGCCGATCCTGCGGCTCTGGCAGGACGCGCTCCGCCTGACCTGCCTCAGTCCTGAGGAGCGCCGCGACCACTACGTTGAATTCCTGGTGGACGACCTTGCCCGCGCCGACCTCACCGCCCGGTTCGAGGCGTACTCGAAGGCGATCAACTCGGGTGTGCTGAGTCCCAACGAGGCGCGAGGTATGGAGAATCGCGGACCCTACGCGGGCGGCGAAACCTACATGCGCCCGGTCAATACCGCCCCGGCCCCGACCTCCGGCGGCAACAAGCAGGAGGCCGCATGAAACGGCAACTCGACCTTGAAACCAAGTTCACCCCCGCTCCCTCGGACGCGGGGGTTTTTCGTGGGTACGCCGCCACCTTCGGCGCGAAAGACAGCTACGGCGATATCGTCGCGCCCGGTGCCTTCAAGGCGTCGCTCGCCCAGCACAAAGCGGCGGGAACCCGCCCGCTCATGCTGTGGCAACACCGGGTTGATGAGCCCATCGGGGTGTGGACCGGCATCCGCGAAGACATGGCGGGCCTGATGGTCGAGGGCAGCCTTGTGACCGACACCCCCGAAGGCGGGAAAGCCTATTCGCTGCTGAAAGCAGGGGCCTTGAACGGCCTGAGCATCGGCTTCCGCACCCGAAAGGCTAAGGCCATGCCGGGCGGCGGGCGGCTGCTGGAAGAGATCGACCTTGTGGAAATTTCACTCGTCAGTTTGCCGAGCAACCCGACTGCCCGCGTGACCGACGTTCGGGCGGAGATCCCCTCCGCGATCAGTGCGGCAGAGTTGGCCGCTTTCTTCCGCGCGTGCGCGCGGCATTTCGGAGAATGAGCATATGAAGTTGGAGATCGAAACCCGCGCCGAAGCCGAAGACCACGACGACGGCGGCATGATGGAAATCCGCGCGGCGGTGGAGAACTTCACCAGCACCGCGAACACCCGCCTCGCCTCTTTCGAGGAAGGCATGAACGAGCTGCGGAGCCGCCTGGACCGCACCGAAACCGCCCTGCGTCGCCCCGGCACCCAGGAACAACGCAACGATGGCCCGGCGCTCGAAACCCGCGCGTTCGAGGCGTTCATTCGTCGCGGCGCGGAACGCATGGCCCCGGAGGAGATTCGCTCCCTCGCCGTCAGCCCGGACACTGCCGGCGGCTACACCGCGCCGCCGCAGTTCGTCGCCGAGCTTCTGCGCAATCTCGTGCAGTTCTCTCCGATCCGTTCGGTTGCCCGCGTGGCGAACACCTCGGCGCAGACCGTTCTTCTGCCGAAGCGCACCGGCACCATGACCGCGCATTGGGTGGGCGAGACCGAGGCCCGCACCGGCACCGGCCCGACCTTCGGGCAGAACGGCTACCCCGTGCGCGAGCTGGCTTGCTATGTGGACGTGTCCAACAGCCTCCTGGAAGACAGCGCCCTCGATATCGCGGCAGAACTGGCCTTCGACTTCGCCGAGGAATTCGGCAAGGCGGAGGGCACCGCGTTCGTGAACGGCTCCGGCCCGCTGGAACCCGCCGGGTTCATGCAGCATGCCGACATCGCGTTCGACAAGTCGGGCAATGCCTCGACCATCACCGGGGATGGCCTGATCGCGATGTACCACAACCTTCCCTCGGTCTATCGGGCGAACGCCGTCTGGGTGATGAACTCCGCCACCCTCGCGACCGTCCGTTCCCTGAAGACCGCACAGGGCGATTACCTGCTGATTACCGGTGGCCTCGGCAACGCCCCGACCACCACCCTGTTGGGCCGTCCGGTCCTTGAAGCGCCCGATATGCCTGATATCGCCGGAAATGCCTACCCGGTGGCCTTCGGCGACTACGGCAACGGCTTCCGCATCTTCGACCGCGTGGCCCTCTCGGTGCTGCGCGATCCCTACTCGCAGGCTACCAACGGCATGACCCGCTTCCATGCCCGCCGTCGCGTCGCTGCTGGCGTGGCGAAGGCCGAAGCAATCCGCAAGCTCAAGATCGCGGCCTAACGGAGAACAAACCATGCGTGACCTGAAGAACAACATCAGCGTGGTGGCGTCGCTCCTGCCCGCCGCCCGCACCGCCTCCGCCAACGGCACCAGCGCCGACCTGAACGGCTTCGGCTCCGCCGTTGCGGTGGTCGAGTTCGGCACCCGCACGGACGGCACCCACACCCCGGCCCTCGAAGAGAGCGACGACGGTACGACCTTCACCGCCGCTGCCGCCTCCGACCTGCTGGGCAGCTTCACCGCCTGTTCTTCGGCCTCGACCGATGAGGTGGTGCAGCGCGTCGGTTACATCGGCAGCAAGCGATACATCCGCGTCGCAATGACGGTTGCCTCGGCGACCAGTGGCGCTCTGTCGTCTGCCGTCATCGTCCTGGGGCACCCCGACTTCGCCCCCGTGGCGTAAGCCCAAGGACGGGGAACCTCGCGTCGGTCACATCGTCTGCCGGGAAGCGGAAACCGACGCGGGGCCTCCTCGGAAGGGGTAAGGGGGTGAAATTTCTGCCACCGAAACGGGGTTCCTCACCGGTCGGGGCGCACGCGCACCTCGCGCCGCATTTTTTGAATTCGTAATGCGCACTGAGTCACATCAGGAAATCGTAACAACCCGTTGTCGGGATACGATTTTCGGGACGTTTGATTTCTTTGATTAGGTGCGCAGGTGCGTACCGAAAGCCCGAAATCAAAAAGCCAATTCTTTGATTAATAGGCATTTCTCCGAGTGCGCACCCGTCTTTGATTTCGGTGCGCACTTTTCAATGACCCCGCCGGTGGGGTGTCGGCGCGTTCATCGCCGACATGGACCGGATGCGGTTTAAGTCGGCGAGTCACCGCAGCATGAAAGTAACCCCGACAGTTCGCGGCCCGCATCCTTCGGGCGTGGCGAACAACCGGCGCTCTCGGTCTCCTGGGGAGCGTCGCCCGGATGGTGGAGCCAAATACGCCATCCAAGGGGTGGCACGTGTCCTAGCCGTGCCACCCCGCTTTCTTTCATCCGTTTTCCGTAGGACCGCAATATGGCGAACCGCGACGAAATCGTAAGCCTCATCATCCGCAGCGTCGGCACTGAAGACTTGGCCCGGCTGATGAAGGTGCTTGAGGCGACCGGGCTGAGTGCCGATCAGGCGAAGACGGCCATCGACAAGCTGGCGGTTTCGCAGACGCAGGCGACGCGGACCGTAGACCGGTATTCCGAAGCGACCCGCTATCTTGAGAAGGCCAACGAGCGCGCCGAGCGCGTGCTATCCGGTATGTCTGCGGCGGAGCAGCGCCTTGCGAAGGATATGCAGCGAACCGCCGCGATCCGCGATGCGGGCGGCAAGAACGCGCAGCTCGCCAACGCGGTTTACGCGAAGCAGGAAAAGCAAATGGAAGCCCTGCGCGCGAAGGTGCGGACGGCCTCCAATGGTCATGTGGACTTGGCGCAGAGCACCAAGCTGTCCGCGTTCCAGATGCAGCAGCTTTCTTACCAGATCAACGATGTGGTGGGCGGGCTCATCACCGGGCAGCGCCCTTTGCAGATTCTGGCGCAGCAAGGCCCGCAGATTTCTCAGGTTTTCGGTGGGTGGAGCACGACACTTAAGGGCATCTTCTCGCCGACTGGCCTTATGGTCGCGGGTGTCGCGGCTTCGACCCTGGCATTCGCCGGACTGATCGCCAAGGCGGTCACGCTGGAAAAGGAACTGCGAAGCCTCAACGCAGCGGGGATCGCGTTCGGCAATCGCGGCTTGGACGCGGCGACGCTTCAACGCATGTCGTTCAACATGTCGGCGGGATCGAGCTTCACCCGCTCCGAATCCGTCGCGGCTCTGACGCAGTTGCAGCGATCCAACGCCTTGCCGAGCGGGGTTTCCGCGCAGATCGCGCGCATTGCCCCGACGATGGCCGACGCTTCCGGGGGCGCTGCCTCCCTGACCGATTCCGTGAAGAACCTGACCGACGCCTTCGGCAAGGGCTACGCGGGCGTGCAGGACCTGGATCGCGTCTACAACTTCCTGACCCCGCAGCAGCGCGACCACATCCGCAGCCTCTACAACAGCCGCGACGCCATCGGCGGGTGGAACGAGGCGATGCAACTCCTCCTGCCGCAGATGCAGGAAGCCGCCGACAAGGTTAAGGGGCCGCTGAACGAATCCCTAAAAGACCTGTCCAACAACATCAACGAGTTCACCAAGGCGCTGGCGACCTCGCCGTATGTCCAATATCTGATCGACGCCTCGGCTCAGCTTGCGAAGGGCGGAGCGGACCTCATCACCGGAAAAAGCTCCGGGGACGCTTTCGTGGCGCGCGGGGGCCTCATGTACGGCCTTTCGGGCGCTGCAACCGGCGGCATGGCGGGTGCGCCCCTGGGGCCGTTCGGCGTCGCGGGTGGTGCCATTATCGGAGGCGTCGCCGGAACGTTCGCCGGGCAGTCCTACAGCAATTGGCTCCTGGCGAACGGTGAAGCTGGAAAGGTGCCGTCTGCGGGTGGCCTGATCCCCTGGCCGGAAACCGCAACCGGCACGCCTGCGGCGCTCACCGGCACCGGCAACGGCGGCACTGTAGAGCAGAAGGACGCGAGCGACCTGATCGCGACCTATCGCCAGCAGATCGCGGCCGCAAGCGCCCTGACCGACGCTGAACGCGAGCGGTTGGAGATCATCGCAGCGGCCAACAAGCAGTACGGCGCACCCAATCAGGCGGCGCTCTGGCAAGCGTACGTCAACGGCGAAACCGGCCTGCGGACGGCGGCGCGTATGAACCCGCTGAACCGCGAGGCGCTGAACGACAACCGGCTGCTTGGCTATCAGGAAGACCTCGCCAACGCCGCATTGCAGGGGCCTGCCGCACGGCAGGCGATGCAGGACTACATCGACGTTCGCCGCAAGTTCGAGGACCAGGGCCTTACCGCCTCCGGCTCGACCTACGACATGCTCCTCGCCGACAAGATGCGGGCGCGGGAACTCTCGAACAAGGACGCCACCTACACCGGGATCGCCAGTCAGCAGCAAGAGCTTTCGCTGATCCAGGCGAAAATCGGCATGGTCGGCAAGTCCACCGAGGCGCAGAACGCCGAGCTTGCGGTTCTTCAGGCGAAGTTGGAGATGGAGCGCCGGTACGGTTCGACCGTCTCGGAGGACGCTCAGAAGTACATCGACAACGCCCGCGCGATCGCCGACGCGAACGCACAGCTTCAGCAGCAGCAGGCGATTATCGGCGAGATCGGCGCGTTCGGCGATCAGGTGTTCAGCCGTATCGGCTCGACCATGACCGAGATGGCGATGAACGGCACCTCGGCACTGGAAGCCCTCCGCAACATCGGCGGCGCGGTGGCCTCGGAGCTTTACCAGGAATTCGCCAAGCTCGCCTTCATCAACCCGATCAAGAACGCGCTCGGCATCAGCGGCGCAGCAGCTCTGCCCACGCTTGGAACCGTCGCCTCCCACCTGTTCGGTTTCGCGGACGGCGGGCGCATCACCGGCCCCGGAGGCCCGCGTTCGGACTCGATCCTGGCGACTGTCTCCAACGGGGAATACGTGGTGAACGCGGACGCGACCTCCCGCTATCTGCCGCTCTTGGAGGCGATCAACGAGAACCGCATCCGCGCCTTCGCGGACGGCGGCATGGTGTCCACCGTGGCCGCGCCGAAGATCGCCAGCGTGGCCCCTGGGGGCGGCTCGACGTTCAACTCGACCGTCAACGTGTCCGTGAATTCCTCCGGCGGCTCGGCCGCTCAGAACAGTGCCCTCGCCGATCAGGTTGGCGCGGCGGTGAAGCGCGAGCTTCAGGGGTTCGTCATCGAAACCATGCGCGACCAGCAGCGCCCCGGCGGGACGCTCTACGGCCGCCTGACTGCGTGAGGATTACACCAATGCGATTGGTTCTTCATGGAGCGCTCGCCCAATATGGCGGGCCGTACACGCTTGCCGTACAGACTCCGCGCCAAGCCGTGCGGCTGATCGGCGCTCAGATTCCGGGGTTCCTCGCCGGATCCACCGTCCTGTCTTCCGGCCTCGTCCTTGGCGATGAGGTGTCCGGGGCTATTGCCAACCTCGCCGTGACCCAAGCCCTAAAGGGCGTTACCGACGCCGATGCGCAGGAGTATTCCGATGAAGATTGAGGCGCGATCAGCAGCGAGCCGCCGCGACGCTCGCTTGGCTGATGAAGCCAGGAAGCGGGACGCGGCACTGACCATTCGGCGGGAAAGGCCCGCCCTACAGCCCCCAGGAGGGGCATTTTTCACAGGAGAAGACTATGGAACAGATCCTCAACATGGTTCTGATCGAGGCCCTATATCGGCACGTCAACGCGATGGACGGCTATTCCAACGAGGTGGTGGAGCCGCTGCGCGCCATCCTCGCGATGCTGCCGGGATTGGACCTCTCGCCCGAAGCCCGCGACACCGTGGCACGTGGCCTCACGCGCATCATCGAAGCCGTGGAGATGCGCCCCGACACGCCCCGCAAGCCGGTCCTGACTGTGGTGACGGCGGGCGGGATCACCGCAGCCTGAACCGAACGACAGGCGCGAGAAACAGCACGGGCGGCCTTCGGGCCGCCCCTTCGTCGTCTAGCACTCTACGATTTTACCCGCCGCCACCATTTCCGCGAAGGTATCGGCATCGACCCGCGCCGTAGCGCCGGTTGACTGGCTATAGAGCCGGTAGGCTACCACCTCTTGCCCCTCGCCATATCCGGACAAGCGCGGTTCACAGTCGTATATCCCGGCATCTAAGAGCGCATCGGCCTTTATCGGCTCCACGAGCCGCACCGTTCTAGACATCGCACCTCCCATCGCTTGAAATGTAGCTCATGGGCATAATACGCCATTTAGGCGTATTTGCGCCTTCTTCTCGGAGATGAACATGCAGGAACACGCCTTCCTCGCCTTGATCCTTGCCGCCTACTTCCTCCCGGCTCTCATCGGCTATGCACGGCATCACCTGAACGCGCACGCGATTGCCGTGCTGAACATCACACTCGGCTGGACGGCGCTTGGATGGATCGCAGCCTTGGTGTGGGCGATGACGAACGCGAAGAAACGCAAGCGCGGCGAACTCTGCTCGCGCTGCGGCGGGAGAGTCGAATCCTTCGCCGAGGTGTGCCCGCACTGCGGAGCAACATTTACTGAATAGGCTCAATTGCCGAGATTCCCGGCAATATGGGAAACGCCCACAATGCCGGATTTCCCGGCAATGTCGGATTTTCCGATATTGTGGGATTTTCCCACAATATCCTGAGCACGGCGGAGGTAGTCCCCATAGCGGGGAGTACCTAGAGACCTGTTTTTATGAGATTGTTACAGCGAGGCACGGGGTTGGAGGTGGGAGATTCCCACCTCGAAACCTGACTGCCGGGCAGGCTTCATAACGTCATTCAACGTCGGCAAGCGCCCTGAAATCTCGCTCACAGATCAAGCGAATGTTGGCTGCACCACTCATGACCAAGCTTTCCGCCTTTCGGTGCTTCGCGGTTTTGAGGCAGGCATCTCGCTCCACCACATCGCCATCACCAACGACCAAAAGCGTCGTCAACTTTGTGACTCCCTGCGCAACTTCCGCACCCAGAGCGCGCGCATTAGATGCCGCTTCCCGTCTTGGCATCGATAGACTCCCCGTGAAGACGATCACCTCTCCTGAGAGCGGCCCGTCCTTCTCGGGTGGACCTGCGTAGAACCGCTTATCGTTCATACGCACCATTGATCGGGGGACAGCTTCGTCAACCGTCCAACCGGCGGCATCAAGGGCTTTTATCAGAACTCCCGCCGCTGCAACGGCGTCCGCCTCCGCGCGATGATGCTGGTCTAGCACCACCTCTAGAACTGAGCAGGCGTTGGCCAAATTGTATCCGCGTGCTGCGAACACATCCGGCCAAACCCTACGGATTACGCGAGCGACATCTAGCCACGGATTAGGCGGCTGCGGTAGTTCCCAGCGGGTTGCTGCCTGATAGATTGCCGTTCGATCAAAGGCACCGTGGGACGCGATCACGCTTTCCCCAATCGCAGAAACGAACTGCGGCCAGAACTCTCTGAACGTCGGCGCGCCCCTAACATCCTCGGGGCGAATCCCATGAATGGAAACGTTCATGCAGTCGAAGTGGCACTGTGGGTTCAACAGCGTAGCCCCAGCCCCAACGATAGCACCATCGCTTACAAGCGCCCACCCAAGCTCGCAAATGCTGGACTGATCGGCGTTTGCGGTTTCTACATCGATCACGACATAGCCCATGACATCCCCCCAGAGCTTTCCCACAAGGATAGCGCAGATGGCGAGGATCGCGACAGAACAACCGCAGGAATTGCGGGACAGGGAGCGTCCACTCGGATGTGAACAATTGGGGTATTTTCGGGGGTACTCCGCCTCCTCGCATAAAGGCTTACTACGATTTATCATTTCACTAGGCGTATTTTTAAGATCCCCCAGCGGCACCAAAATTCGATTTTGCTACCTTCGCCGAAGCTCGCCAGGGACCGCACCAACACCGCGCAATCCTGTCGTTTTTCACATACAGGGTTCGAGACTGGCTCTGGCATTACGCGCGAGATCGAGAGCGGCTTCAACGCCCCGATCTCTGCCGAAATCGATAGCACCGCCACGCCCACCAAGCCCAAAGACATGCGGGCGCTCATGGCTCAACAGATTGAGGACATGAAGCGCCACCATCCGAACGAAGCGACCGGCTGTAACATGTTCTGCACCTGGATGCGGAAGGGAGAAATCCACACGCAGGACGAAGGGGCAATCCCGTAAGCAACGCTCACTTGCAGCCCCCCCCATGACCTAGAGCAGAATTTCACGGCGGGCGCTCGTCCGCTTCAGGCGCTCAGGGGGAAGATAATAATGAAAAGACTGATTGCAGTGGGCATGTGTCTGCTGGCTGCCGCGTGCGCGACGCAGCGGTTCGGGAGGGCTACGCCCCTTTCGGAGACGGAAAAGCAGGAGTTCACCTGCAAAGATATCAAGCTCGATATCGCTCGGACCCAAGAATTCCTGATGAACGTGAAGATGTCCCGCCACGATACCAACGGCGCGCACGTTCTCGGTTTCCTGGGAGACTTCGGGATTGGGAATGTCATGGAAGGTGACGCGGCCGAGCTATCCGGCGAAACCCGGCTAAAGCAGTTGCAAGACCTCAAGGCGCAGAAGCAGTGCGAGTCCGAGGCGTAAGCCTCGGCAGCCGCGCGACGAACAACTCGACCATCAATCGGCTTCGGCCCGCCCTTTTATTGTGCCTAATAGGATACTACCCTCGACGGCGACTATTTCAGCCCAGCGACCTTTCGAAGATTGGCGTTGATGCGGCTCTGCCAACCCGGACCGCCCGCGCGGAAATGTTCCAGCACGTCGGCATCGAGGCGCAGCGTTACCTGCCGCTTCGGATCTTCGGACTTTGGACGCCCGCGCAGCTTGCGGGCAAGTTCGGGGAACGCATCGGCAAACGGCTTGGCGTTCTTGAAGTCAGCCTCGGTCCATTCCGGGTTATCCGACACGACCGCCATATCGGCGTCGGTGTAGTCCTTACGGGTGATGGGCATCGAACAGGCTCCTTTCCTTCTTGCTCGCGGGCCGCATGCTGATGATGGCAAGCCCCTCGGTTCCGAGCACGGCGAACACCACAGCTATGGCACCGTCCTCGAATCGTCCGATGGCCTTGAACCGCCCTTGGTTCGCGGGCACCACGAGCGCGTTCAGGAAGAACACCCCGTCCTCCAGATCGGCGAAATCCATCCCGTGCTTGTCGAGGTTGGCGAGCCGCTTCGGAGGATCGTAGGTGATGTTCATGTCCGTTAATGTAGATACGATAAATCGGCGGGTCAAGATTTTCTGTAACTACAATTAATGAGGCGGAGCCCGTCCACCCGCCAATGTAGACGACACGGGCCGGATAGGC of uncultured Alphaproteobacteria bacterium contains these proteins:
- a CDS encoding Portal protein-like protein; protein product: MFERLKQAMGLETKAAGGLADPATLALLGGLGPTAAGVSVTPSTALRCPAVFASVKVLAESVASLPVHVYRRTEDGGRERASDHPLEAVLNDAANPWTPASEFRLLMTTALALNGNCYAYANRDRDGRVVELIPLDASAVSVSRNSTTLEPIYRVTEANNQVHEYGRSEIFHVRGIGTSMLTGDSPVLAGREAIGIALAGEILAGSLMANGAQPAGMLKHPKKLAKEILDRLRVAWDSRYTGADKVGKTIILEDGMEFQQLGMTSVDAQFLEQRRFQLEEVARLWRVPLTLLGNLDRATHSNAEQLGQQFLSYCLMPILRLWQDALRLTCLSPEERRDHYVEFLVDDLARADLTARFEAYSKAINSGVLSPNEARGMENRGPYAGGETYMRPVNTAPAPTSGGNKQEAA
- a CDS encoding Phage prohead protease (Modular protein), coding for MKRQLDLETKFTPAPSDAGVFRGYAATFGAKDSYGDIVAPGAFKASLAQHKAAGTRPLMLWQHRVDEPIGVWTGIREDMAGLMVEGSLVTDTPEGGKAYSLLKAGALNGLSIGFRTRKAKAMPGGGRLLEEIDLVEISLVSLPSNPTARVTDVRAEIPSAISAAELAAFFRACARHFGE
- a CDS encoding Phage major capsid protein, HK97 family (fragment) encodes the protein MKLEIETRAEAEDHDDGGMMEIRAAVENFTSTANTRLASFEEGMNELRSRLDRTETALRRPGTQEQRNDGPALETRAFEAFIRRGAERMAPEEIRSLAVSPDTAGGYTAPPQFVAELLRNLVQFSPIRSVARVANTSAQTVLLPKRTGTMTAHWVGETEARTGTGPTFGQNGYPVRELACYVDVSNSLLEDSALDIAAELAFDFAEEFGKAEGTAFVNGSGPLEPAGFMQHADIAFDKSGNASTITGDGLIAMYHNLPSVYRANAVWVMNSATLATVRSLKTAQGDYLLITGGLGNAPTTTLLGRPVLEAPDMPDIAGNAYPVAFGDYGNGFRIFDRVALSVLRDPYSQATNGMTRFHARRRVAAGVAKAEAIRKLKIAA
- a CDS encoding conserved exported hypothetical protein (Evidence 4 : Homologs of previously reported genes of unknown function), with product MRDLKNNISVVASLLPAARTASANGTSADLNGFGSAVAVVEFGTRTDGTHTPALEESDDGTTFTAAAASDLLGSFTACSSASTDEVVQRVGYIGSKRYIRVAMTVASATSGALSSAVIVLGHPDFAPVA
- a CDS encoding hypothetical protein (Evidence 5 : No homology to any previously reported sequences) — translated: MANRDEIVSLIIRSVGTEDLARLMKVLEATGLSADQAKTAIDKLAVSQTQATRTVDRYSEATRYLEKANERAERVLSGMSAAEQRLAKDMQRTAAIRDAGGKNAQLANAVYAKQEKQMEALRAKVRTASNGHVDLAQSTKLSAFQMQQLSYQINDVVGGLITGQRPLQILAQQGPQISQVFGGWSTTLKGIFSPTGLMVAGVAASTLAFAGLIAKAVTLEKELRSLNAAGIAFGNRGLDAATLQRMSFNMSAGSSFTRSESVAALTQLQRSNALPSGVSAQIARIAPTMADASGGAASLTDSVKNLTDAFGKGYAGVQDLDRVYNFLTPQQRDHIRSLYNSRDAIGGWNEAMQLLLPQMQEAADKVKGPLNESLKDLSNNINEFTKALATSPYVQYLIDASAQLAKGGADLITGKSSGDAFVARGGLMYGLSGAATGGMAGAPLGPFGVAGGAIIGGVAGTFAGQSYSNWLLANGEAGKVPSAGGLIPWPETATGTPAALTGTGNGGTVEQKDASDLIATYRQQIAAASALTDAERERLEIIAAANKQYGAPNQAALWQAYVNGETGLRTAARMNPLNREALNDNRLLGYQEDLANAALQGPAARQAMQDYIDVRRKFEDQGLTASGSTYDMLLADKMRARELSNKDATYTGIASQQQELSLIQAKIGMVGKSTEAQNAELAVLQAKLEMERRYGSTVSEDAQKYIDNARAIADANAQLQQQQAIIGEIGAFGDQVFSRIGSTMTEMAMNGTSALEALRNIGGAVASELYQEFAKLAFINPIKNALGISGAAALPTLGTVASHLFGFADGGRITGPGGPRSDSILATVSNGEYVVNADATSRYLPLLEAINENRIRAFADGGMVSTVAAPKIASVAPGGGSTFNSTVNVSVNSSGGSAAQNSALADQVGAAVKRELQGFVIETMRDQQRPGGTLYGRLTA
- a CDS encoding hypothetical protein (Evidence 5 : No homology to any previously reported sequences), coding for MRLVLHGALAQYGGPYTLAVQTPRQAVRLIGAQIPGFLAGSTVLSSGLVLGDEVSGAIANLAVTQALKGVTDADAQEYSDED
- a CDS encoding hypothetical protein (Evidence 5 : No homology to any previously reported sequences), with the protein product MEQILNMVLIEALYRHVNAMDGYSNEVVEPLRAILAMLPGLDLSPEARDTVARGLTRIIEAVEMRPDTPRKPVLTVVTAGGITAA
- a CDS encoding hypothetical protein (Evidence 5 : No homology to any previously reported sequences), whose amino-acid sequence is MQEHAFLALILAAYFLPALIGYARHHLNAHAIAVLNITLGWTALGWIAALVWAMTNAKKRKRGELCSRCGGRVESFAEVCPHCGATFTE
- a CDS encoding hypothetical protein (Evidence 5 : No homology to any previously reported sequences) produces the protein MLPSPKLARDRTNTAQSCRFSHTGFETGSGITREIESGFNAPISAEIDSTATPTKPKDMRALMAQQIEDMKRHHPNEATGCNMFCTWMRKGEIHTQDEGAIP
- a CDS encoding conserved exported hypothetical protein (Evidence 4 : Homologs of previously reported genes of unknown function) produces the protein MKRLIAVGMCLLAAACATQRFGRATPLSETEKQEFTCKDIKLDIARTQEFLMNVKMSRHDTNGAHVLGFLGDFGIGNVMEGDAAELSGETRLKQLQDLKAQKQCESEA
- a CDS encoding conserved hypothetical protein (Evidence 4 : Homologs of previously reported genes of unknown function); amino-acid sequence: MPITRKDYTDADMAVVSDNPEWTEADFKNAKPFADAFPELARKLRGRPKSEDPKRQVTLRLDADVLEHFRAGGPGWQSRINANLRKVAGLK
- a CDS encoding conserved hypothetical protein (Evidence 4 : Homologs of previously reported genes of unknown function), encoding MNITYDPPKRLANLDKHGMDFADLEDGVFFLNALVVPANQGRFKAIGRFEDGAIAVVFAVLGTEGLAIISMRPASKKERSLFDAHHP